GGCTGACCGTTCGTTCACTGACCCCTCGCTCGCTGCCCTGTACGACGCCCTCAACCCATGGGGGCCGAGTGACGACTTCTACCTGGACCTGGTGATGTCCGCGCGGTCCGTGCTCGATGTCGGGTGCGGGACGGGGCGGCTGTTGGAGCGGGCACGCGTGGCCGGGCACGAGGGGCGGCTCTGCGGGCTCGACCCCGCCGCGGCCATACTGGTGCAGGCGCGGCGGCGAGGAGCCGCCGTGGAGTGGGTGCTCGGGGATCTCCTCTCCACGTGGTGGGAGCGGGAGTTCGACCTCGTCGTGATGACCGGGCACGCCTTCCAAGTGCTCGTCGGGGACGAGGAGTTGCGCTCCTGCCTCGCGGCGATTCGGCGTGCCCTCACCGACGACGGCCGGTTCGTCTTCGAGACGCTGAATCCCGCCGTCCGGGCGTGGGAGAGGTGGACCCCGGACCGCGTGCGGGAGGTCACGGACGCCGACGGCGAGGTCGTACGGGTCTGGCACGAGGTCGAGACGCCCGTGAGCCGCGATCGGGTGACGTTCACCGAGAACTTCGACCATCCGAGGTGGGAACGGCCGCAGGTCAGTCGCAGCACGCTGCGGTTCCTGGGCCCGGACGCCCTGGACCGGTTCCTCACCGAGGCCGGGCTCGTCGTGGCGGAGCGGTACGGGGACTGGGGGCGGGGGCCGCTGACCCCCACCTCCCCCGAGATCATCACCGTGGCCCGACCCGGGACGCCCTAGCGTCTCTGATTGGGTTAGCGATCCCTGGTGTTGCTCAGGGGCATAGGCCAATCGCCTTCGTGCCCTGGTGCTGAACGGCCGGAACCGTCAGCCCGCGTGGCACGTCCCTCCGACGCTGGTCGGCCAAGTCGCATGACCTCACCGAGGAGGGTGCCCGACGTCGCCTGGGCGCCGGGCGCGCACGTGACACTCTGCAACAGAAACACTACGTTCCGCTAATCCGACTGGAGAGCCTACCGAACGTGCGCGACCTCCCTAGTCCTCCGCCCCCTCCGCGATCTCCTCCTCCAGCGCCACCAGCGCCGGGTCCAGCACGATGTCCTCCGCCCGTGCCTCGATCGTCGGGTCCTCCGGGAAGTGGCAGGCCGTCAAATGGCCGTCCGCGTTGCCCGACAGCTGGATCAGCGGAGGCTCTTCGTTCGCGCACTTGTCCTGCGCCTTCCAGCAGCGGGTGCGGAAGCGGCAGCCGGAGGGCGGTGAGATCGGGGAGGGGACGTCGCCCTCCAGGCGGATGCGTTCCTTCTTCTCGGCGTCGATGTCCGCCTCGGGGACGGCCGACATGAGGGCGTGGGTGTACGGGTGGCGCGGGCCGGTGTACAGCGACGTACGGTCGGCGATCTCCACGATCTTGCCGAGGTACATGACCGCCACGCGCTGCGAGAAGTGGCGGACGACGGCGAGGTCGTGGGCGATGAAGACAAACGCGATGCCCATCTCCCGCTGGACCTTCTGGAGCAGGTTCACCACCTGCGCCTGGATCGACACGTCGAGCGCCGAGACCGGTTCGTCCGCCACGATCAGCTTCGGCGAGAGCGCCAACGCCCGTGCCACGCCGATGCGTTGGCGCTGACCGCCGGAGAATTCGTGCGGGAAGCGGTTGTAGTGCTCGGGGTTGAGGCCGACCGTCTCCAGCAGCTCGCGGACGCGGGCCTCCCGGCCTCCCGGCGGATTGACGCCGTTGATCTCCATGGGAGAGGAGATGATCGTACCGACCGTCTGGCGCGGATTCAGGGAGGCGTACGGATCCTGGAAGATCATCTGGATCTCGGAGCGGATCGGGGACAGCTCCCGCCGGCTGGAGCGGCTGATGTCCTTGCCCCGGTACGAGATCGTGCCCTGCGTGGGCTCCAGGAGACGCGTCAGCAGCCGTCCCGTCGTGGACTTGCCGCAGCCCGACTCGCCGACCAGGCCCAGGCTCTCGCCGGGGAAGACGTCGAAGGAGACGCCGTCCACGGCCTGTACGGCGCCGATCGTGCGGCGGATCGGGAAGCCGCCCTTCACCGGGAAGTACTTCGTCAGGTCGCGCACCCGCATCAGCGGTTCGGCCGGGTCCACGTCCCGCTGCCCCGGGATCGTCTCGGCCACGACCGCGGTCTTCTCGTCGCTCACAGCGTCGCTCACAGTCAGTCAGTCCCCTCAGCCCAGCCTGGGCCGAATCGTCTCGGTGAAGATACGGCTCTTCTGGTCCAGGGTGAGGTGGCAGGCGGCGCCGCGCCCCACCGGCAGTTCGGGCCGGACGTCCACGCAGCGGTCGGAGCCCTCGACCTCGCCGCGGAAGGCGCAGCGCGGATGGAACGGGCACCCCGAGGGAGGGTTCAGCAGCGACGGGGGCGCGCCCGGGATGGGGGTCAGCGGCTCGTCCACGTCCGCGGCAAGGCGCGGCATGGATGCCAGCAGGCCCCAGGTGTACGGGTGTTGCGGGGACTTGAGGACCTCGCGGACCGTGCCGCGTTCGACCGCCCGGCCCGCGTACATCACGAGCAGGTCGTCCGCCATGTTGGCGACCACCCCGAGGTCGTGGGTGATCATGATGATCGCGGATCCGAACTCCTGCTGGAGGTCCTTCAGGAGGTCCAGGATCTGCGCTTGGACGGTCACGTCCAGGGCGGTCGTCGGCTCGTCGGCGATCAGCAGGTCCGGGTTGCAGACCAGCGACATCGCGATCATCGCGCGCTGGCGCATACCGCCGGAGAACTGGTGCGGATAGTCGTCCACGCGCCCTTTGGCGTCGGGGATGCCGACCTTCGTCAGCATCTCGATCGCCCGGTCCCGCGCCTCCCTCTTGGAGGCCCCGGTGTGCTTGCGGAACGGCTCGCCGATCTGCCGCCCCACCGTGTAGTACGGCGACAACGCGGTCAGCGCGTCCTGGAAGATCATCGCCATCTTGTTGCCGCGCAGCTTCTCCAGCTCGGGCTCGGTGGCGGTGATCAGTTCCTTGCCGTCGAGGACGATCTCGCCCTCGATCGTGGTGGTCCGCGGGTTGTGCAGGCCCAGGACGGTCAGGTTGGTGACGGACTTCCCGGACCCTGACTCGCCGACGATGCCGAGCGTCGTGCCGCGCTCCAGGTCGAAGGAGAGACCGTCGACCGCCTTGACGACGCCGTCCTCCGTGGAGAACCGCACATGCAGGTCGCGGACCGACAGGAACGCGTCGGACCCGGTGGGAGCCGGGGCGTCCTCGGGCTTGGTGAGTGTGGTCACTGAGAGATCTCCTCAAGCGCTAAGACAGCCGCACACGCGGGTCGATCAGGGCGTACAACGCATCCACGATGACGTTGAGCAAGAGAATGAACGCGGCGCTGAAGAGCATCACGCCCATGAGTTTCGGCAGGTCCTTGCCGACGACGGACTCCACGGCGAGCCGGCCGATGCCCGCGAGGCCGAAGGTGAACTCGGTGACGATGCCGCCGCCGAGCAGCGCGGAAATGTCGATGCCGAGGATGGTGACGATGGGGATGAGGGAGCCGCGCCAGGCGTAACGGAAGAAGACGTATCTGCCGGTCATGCCCTTGGCGCGGGCCGCGCGCACATGCTCTTCCTGGAGTTGCTCGATCATCGTCGAGCGCGCCATACGGGTGTAGTTGGCGGTGAAGATCACGGACATGACGACCCAGGGGATCAGCAGGCCCATGAACCACGCCGCCGGATTCTCGGTGAACGGCACGTACTTCGGCTTGTCCAGCCAGCCGGTGCTGTAGACGAAGATGCCGAGGACGATCGGGCCGAGGAAGTAGATCTGGAACGAGCTGAGCACCAGCGAGACGCTGGAGGCCGTCTTGTCGAGCCAGGTTCCGCGGTAGCGGGCGGCGATGAGGCCGGTGCCGAGGCCGACGAAGAGGAAGACGATGAGGCCGCCGAGGGTGAGGGACAGCGTCAGCGGGAACCGGTCCATGATCGTGTCCCAGACCATCTCCTGGTCCCGGAAGGACACGCCGAAGCAGGGGGCGGGGCAATGGCCCACGGCGAAGTCGCGCCCGACGAACACGCCGGAGAGGAACTTCCAGTACTGCACCCACAGGGGATCGTCCAGGCCCAGGTTCTTGTGGATGATCGCCACCGCGTCCGGTGTGCAGTTCTTGCCGCAGGAAAGCGTCGCCGGATCCTGGGGGATGGCGTAGTACATGAGGAACGTGGCGAGGCTGATCAGCAGGAGGATGAGCATCGCGCCGAACGTCCGGCGAAGGAGAAATCGAAGCATGGCGGAACGCTGCTCTCGGTACGGCGGCCAGGGACAGGAGCGCCCGGGGGCGCACTCAGCGGAGTGCTGATGTGCTGAGTGCGCCCCGGGAGGATGGTCAGCTCTTGAGGAAGACCTGGGTCGGGTCGGTGTAGCTGGTCACCGTGGAGTAGCGCAGGCCGCCCACGTTGGAGCCGGCGATCTGGAACACCTTGGTGTAGTAGATCGGCGCCGCCGGGTTGACCTTCTCGCTGATGTACTGGTTGAGCGCGGTCCAGGCCTTCGCGGACTCGGCGGCGTCCGTGATCGTCTGGATCCGGGCGATCTCCGAGTTCACGTGGGCGTCGTTGATGTGCGCGTAGTTCGACGCACCGTCCTGGATCTGCGTGCCGTCGTACAGCGGCGGGAAGACGGTGTTGGCGGACGGCCAGTCCTGGCCCCAGCCGGTCATGTAGAGGTCGAAGCCGTTCTGGACCTTGCCGACATTCTCGTACCAGGTCGCGGCGTCGATCTCCTTCTTCTGGACGTCGAGGCCGATCTTTTCAAGGGCATTCTCGATGAGGACGGCCTGCTGCTGGCGGACCGGGGCGTTGGCGTAGGCGTAGACGACCTTCTTGCCCTTGGCGCCCGCCTCCTCGATCAGCTTCTTGGCCTTCTCGAGGTCGCCGTTGGGCTTCTTGGCCCGGCCGAACGGGTCGTAGTCCTTCTGGTAGCCCGGAGTGGTGGGCGACATCAGGCTGTTGGCGACCTCACCGCCGTACGCGCCGCCGTCCGCCTTGAAGACCGCCGTGGCCGGCATGGCGTAGGTGATCGCGTCGCGGATCTTCTTGTCCTTGATGCGGTCCATGTTGAAGTTCAGCTGCCACACGTACGGGGCGTAGCCCTG
This genomic interval from Streptomyces dengpaensis contains the following:
- a CDS encoding class I SAM-dependent DNA methyltransferase, with translation MADRSFTDPSLAALYDALNPWGPSDDFYLDLVMSARSVLDVGCGTGRLLERARVAGHEGRLCGLDPAAAILVQARRRGAAVEWVLGDLLSTWWEREFDLVVMTGHAFQVLVGDEELRSCLAAIRRALTDDGRFVFETLNPAVRAWERWTPDRVREVTDADGEVVRVWHEVETPVSRDRVTFTENFDHPRWERPQVSRSTLRFLGPDALDRFLTEAGLVVAERYGDWGRGPLTPTSPEIITVARPGTP
- a CDS encoding ABC transporter ATP-binding protein — protein: MRVRDLTKYFPVKGGFPIRRTIGAVQAVDGVSFDVFPGESLGLVGESGCGKSTTGRLLTRLLEPTQGTISYRGKDISRSSRRELSPIRSEIQMIFQDPYASLNPRQTVGTIISSPMEINGVNPPGGREARVRELLETVGLNPEHYNRFPHEFSGGQRQRIGVARALALSPKLIVADEPVSALDVSIQAQVVNLLQKVQREMGIAFVFIAHDLAVVRHFSQRVAVMYLGKIVEIADRTSLYTGPRHPYTHALMSAVPEADIDAEKKERIRLEGDVPSPISPPSGCRFRTRCWKAQDKCANEEPPLIQLSGNADGHLTACHFPEDPTIEARAEDIVLDPALVALEEEIAEGAED
- a CDS encoding ABC transporter ATP-binding protein; this encodes MTTLTKPEDAPAPTGSDAFLSVRDLHVRFSTEDGVVKAVDGLSFDLERGTTLGIVGESGSGKSVTNLTVLGLHNPRTTTIEGEIVLDGKELITATEPELEKLRGNKMAMIFQDALTALSPYYTVGRQIGEPFRKHTGASKREARDRAIEMLTKVGIPDAKGRVDDYPHQFSGGMRQRAMIAMSLVCNPDLLIADEPTTALDVTVQAQILDLLKDLQQEFGSAIIMITHDLGVVANMADDLLVMYAGRAVERGTVREVLKSPQHPYTWGLLASMPRLAADVDEPLTPIPGAPPSLLNPPSGCPFHPRCAFRGEVEGSDRCVDVRPELPVGRGAACHLTLDQKSRIFTETIRPRLG
- a CDS encoding ABC transporter permease — encoded protein: MLRFLLRRTFGAMLILLLISLATFLMYYAIPQDPATLSCGKNCTPDAVAIIHKNLGLDDPLWVQYWKFLSGVFVGRDFAVGHCPAPCFGVSFRDQEMVWDTIMDRFPLTLSLTLGGLIVFLFVGLGTGLIAARYRGTWLDKTASSVSLVLSSFQIYFLGPIVLGIFVYSTGWLDKPKYVPFTENPAAWFMGLLIPWVVMSVIFTANYTRMARSTMIEQLQEEHVRAARAKGMTGRYVFFRYAWRGSLIPIVTILGIDISALLGGGIVTEFTFGLAGIGRLAVESVVGKDLPKLMGVMLFSAAFILLLNVIVDALYALIDPRVRLS